A window of the Streptococcus sp. 116-D4 genome harbors these coding sequences:
- a CDS encoding ECF transporter S component, with protein sequence MNTRKKTQFMTMTALLTAIAILIPIVMPFKIVIPPASYTLGSHIAIFIAMFLSPLMAVFVILASSFGFLMAGYPMVIVFRALSHIFFGTLGALYLQKFPDTLDKPKASWIFNFVLALIHALAEVLACVVFYATSGTNVENMFYVLFVLVGFGTIIHSMVDYTLALAVYKVLRKRR encoded by the coding sequence ATGAATACACGGAAAAAGACACAATTTATGACAATGACTGCCCTCTTAACGGCTATTGCGATTTTGATTCCAATTGTTATGCCTTTTAAGATTGTCATTCCACCTGCTTCTTACACTTTGGGGAGCCACATAGCTATTTTTATCGCCATGTTCTTATCGCCCTTAATGGCTGTTTTTGTCATCCTAGCCTCTAGTTTTGGATTTTTGATGGCTGGCTATCCCATGGTTATCGTTTTTCGGGCTCTTTCCCATATCTTTTTTGGGACTTTGGGAGCTCTTTACCTGCAAAAATTCCCCGATACCCTAGATAAACCAAAAGCTTCCTGGATTTTCAACTTTGTATTAGCGCTTATCCATGCTCTTGCTGAAGTATTAGCTTGTGTCGTTTTTTATGCAACTTCTGGTACCAATGTAGAAAATATGTTTTATGTTCTCTTTGTGCTAGTTGGATTTGGTACAATTATCCATAGTATGGTAGACTATACATTAGCACTAGCTGTCTATAAAGTGCTTCGAAAACGTCGCTAA
- a CDS encoding transcription repressor NadR, with amino-acid sequence MTKDRKQALLQLLKEAPKALNGQSLAEHFHVTRQVIVQDIAILRADGAPILSTNRGYVYKQIETNPYVHKLFKVKHEVEEIGQELLAIVDNGGRVQNTLIDHPVYGEIETLLKLSCRRDVQHFLEQVEHSDFKPLSELTDGIHYHLVEAETQQDLHYIEEALDQLGYLVKD; translated from the coding sequence ATGACAAAAGATCGCAAACAAGCCTTGCTTCAACTCTTAAAAGAAGCTCCTAAAGCCCTTAATGGCCAAAGTTTGGCGGAACATTTTCATGTCACACGTCAGGTCATTGTGCAGGACATTGCAATTTTGAGAGCCGATGGCGCTCCTATCCTATCCACTAATCGTGGCTACGTCTATAAGCAAATTGAAACCAATCCTTATGTTCACAAACTTTTCAAAGTGAAACATGAAGTTGAAGAAATCGGTCAAGAACTCCTTGCTATCGTTGATAATGGTGGACGTGTTCAAAATACCTTGATTGACCATCCCGTTTATGGAGAAATCGAAACCTTGCTGAAACTGTCTTGCCGCAGAGATGTGCAACATTTTCTAGAACAAGTCGAGCATTCTGATTTTAAACCTTTATCTGAATTGACAGATGGTATCCATTACCACCTAGTCGAAGCTGAAACACAACAAGACCTCCACTATATCGAGGAGGCCTTGGATCAACTAGGTTATTTAGTTAAAGATTAG
- a CDS encoding substrate-binding domain-containing protein, with the protein MKIIKKISIFALFVTFIFALVACGKTGLGNSSNDNKSTIQKSAKELKLGVSISTTNNPYFVAMKDGLEKAAGEKEVTLKIADAQDDAARQADDIQNFISQNVDALLINPVDSDAIVTSIKAANNANIPVILIDRGSNGGEVLTTVASDNVEAGKMAAEFITKQLGEKAKTFELSGVPGASATVDRGKGFEQISKTNLDVLSSQSANFDRAKALNTTQNMIQGNKEVQAIFAQNDEMALGAAQAVKAAGLSNVLIVGIDGQPDAHDAISRGDITATIAQQPAKMGEIAIQSAIDHYQGKKLETETVSPIYLVTKDNVDQYNW; encoded by the coding sequence ATGAAAATTATTAAAAAAATTAGCATTTTTGCTTTGTTTGTAACATTTATTTTTGCTTTAGTAGCTTGTGGAAAAACTGGTTTAGGAAATTCATCAAATGATAATAAATCTACGATTCAAAAGTCAGCAAAAGAATTAAAGTTGGGAGTTTCTATTTCGACTACTAACAATCCCTATTTTGTGGCTATGAAAGATGGCCTTGAAAAAGCCGCAGGAGAAAAAGAAGTGACTTTGAAGATAGCAGATGCACAAGATGATGCCGCAAGACAAGCAGATGATATCCAAAATTTTATTAGTCAAAATGTAGATGCTTTATTGATTAATCCAGTTGATTCTGATGCAATTGTTACATCTATTAAAGCTGCTAATAATGCAAATATTCCAGTAATCTTAATTGACCGCGGTAGTAATGGTGGAGAAGTCTTGACAACTGTTGCTTCTGATAACGTAGAAGCGGGTAAAATGGCTGCCGAATTCATTACCAAGCAATTGGGAGAAAAAGCAAAAACTTTTGAATTGTCAGGAGTCCCTGGCGCTTCTGCAACAGTAGATAGAGGTAAAGGATTTGAACAAATTTCAAAGACAAATTTAGATGTTCTTTCTAGTCAATCCGCTAATTTTGATCGCGCAAAAGCTTTGAATACAACGCAAAATATGATTCAAGGAAACAAAGAAGTACAAGCAATCTTTGCACAGAATGATGAGATGGCGTTAGGAGCTGCACAAGCAGTAAAAGCAGCTGGTCTTAGTAATGTATTAATTGTTGGTATTGATGGTCAACCAGATGCACATGATGCTATTTCAAGAGGTGATATTACTGCCACTATTGCTCAGCAACCAGCTAAGATGGGTGAAATTGCTATTCAATCAGCAATCGATCATTATCAAGGGAAAAAACTGGAAACAGAAACAGTTTCTCCAATTTATCTTGTGACTAAGGATAATGTTGATCAATATAACTGGTGA
- a CDS encoding ABC transporter permease subunit, which translates to MKNTMKYMSELTTVIALIILMAVITIINSNFLTANNLLNLLLQVTSNALIAFGMTFVILTGGIDLSVGSILALSSALTAGLLGSGMPVTLAILISLILGCILGMMNGLLISYGKLAPFIVTLATMTIFRGATLVYTNGNPITKGLSDTFLFQFLGQGYIVGIPFPVIIMFIVFIVLYVLLHKTAFGKSVYAIGGNEKAAYISGVKLNKVKIIIYSISGIMASISGLIITSRLSSAQPTAGASYEMDAIAAVVLGGTSLSGGKGRILGTLIGALIIGVLNNGLNIIGVSAFWQQVVKGVVILIAVLIDRFKVVKQ; encoded by the coding sequence GTGAAAAATACTATGAAGTATATGTCAGAGTTGACAACAGTAATAGCATTGATAATTTTAATGGCTGTCATCACTATTATCAATTCAAATTTTTTAACTGCAAATAATCTGTTAAATTTACTATTGCAAGTAACATCAAATGCACTGATCGCTTTTGGAATGACCTTTGTTATTCTAACAGGTGGAATTGATTTATCAGTTGGATCAATTTTAGCCTTATCCAGTGCGCTAACAGCTGGCCTATTAGGATCTGGAATGCCTGTTACATTAGCAATTCTCATCTCTTTAATTTTGGGTTGCATTCTGGGAATGATGAATGGTTTATTGATTTCCTACGGGAAATTAGCTCCATTTATCGTTACTTTAGCAACTATGACTATTTTTAGAGGCGCAACACTTGTTTATACAAATGGGAATCCTATTACAAAAGGATTAAGTGATACATTCTTATTTCAATTTTTGGGGCAAGGTTACATCGTCGGAATTCCATTTCCTGTAATTATTATGTTTATTGTATTTATTGTTTTATATGTTTTACTTCATAAAACAGCATTTGGTAAATCTGTGTATGCTATAGGAGGGAATGAAAAAGCAGCATATATATCAGGTGTGAAACTAAATAAAGTGAAAATTATCATTTATTCAATTTCAGGTATTATGGCTTCAATTTCTGGATTGATTATAACATCACGCTTAAGTTCTGCTCAACCAACAGCAGGTGCTAGTTATGAAATGGATGCTATTGCAGCTGTTGTTCTTGGGGGAACCTCATTATCAGGAGGTAAAGGTCGTATACTGGGGACCTTAATAGGTGCTTTAATTATTGGGGTTTTGAATAATGGACTTAATATTATCGGTGTTTCAGCATTTTGGCAACAAGTAGTAAAAGGAGTTGTAATCTTAATTGCTGTTCTGATTGATCGTTTTAAAGTTGTAAAACAGTAG